One region of Prosthecobacter debontii genomic DNA includes:
- a CDS encoding peroxiredoxin, protein MKYTLTILALAASLFTSAQAGQGEKVDLPAPQVSGVNQDGTTVNFADVYAKGPTVVFFYPKANTPGCTKQACSLRDAFGDLTKEGVQVLGVSFDGVEAQLKFKNDHTLPYDLIADPEGKIVDAFNVDRIVKGPMTLASRQAFLIKGDKIVWKDSKASTDQQAADIKRVLAETK, encoded by the coding sequence ATGAAATATACTCTGACCATCCTCGCCCTCGCCGCCAGTCTATTCACCTCCGCCCAGGCGGGCCAAGGTGAAAAAGTGGACCTCCCTGCCCCCCAAGTTTCCGGCGTCAATCAAGACGGCACGACTGTGAATTTCGCCGACGTCTATGCCAAAGGCCCCACCGTAGTTTTCTTTTATCCCAAGGCCAACACCCCAGGTTGCACGAAGCAGGCCTGCTCTCTGCGCGACGCCTTCGGCGATCTGACCAAGGAAGGTGTCCAGGTGCTGGGCGTCTCTTTTGACGGCGTGGAAGCTCAGCTCAAGTTCAAAAATGACCATACCCTGCCCTACGATCTGATCGCCGATCCTGAGGGTAAAATCGTGGATGCCTTCAATGTGGACCGCATTGTCAAAGGCCCCATGACCTTGGCCAGCCGCCAGGCTTTCCTGATCAAGGGCGACAAGATCGTCTGGAAAGATTCAAAAGCTTCCACCGACCAACAAGCCGCTGACATCAAGCGCGTGTTGGCTGAGACGAAGTAA
- a CDS encoding hybrid sensor histidine kinase/response regulator, whose translation MNGPERIRILIVENEGLVGCDMASCLSGLGYRVVGNCATGEDALRLYDEVHPDLVLMDVHLDGTLDGIETTRRLQRKGHVGVVYVTACADLETVNRARDTNPQGYLLKPFNQDELRLTVEVAASRHLAEKERLKREQSYFEAFQSLTDGVIAADLAGVIVFMNPAAARITGWAEQQGVGRSLHEVFRIYHPSGEPAAVELSTATQPARERTVWLTTQDGTRVAVQDRSTPLKDQSGQLTGVVILFRGLAVPVSENLPTTVSPAERAAQAPLVDVVESISDPLVALDGKWQLIYANASAQKLFERGPEKLLGANFWDLLPTATRESHYEALAHALLHRESVTRELYFEEKQTWLEIRGHPFAEGLLVLMQDITSRREEADRRNRLDRLESLGLLARGFAHEFNNLLTVLLGNISLAEMRLRSAVQLPELHTAKQATLQAQGLVQQLLTFARGGAPIKRPTQLGDLVEQFFLHHSRATRIEYRLELAPRLPNLAVDPAQLRRLLGNLIRNAEQAQPEGGLITVRCVPADPGEMFPHEMLQDHPMQPTGVVIEVHDRGEGIAPENLAHIFEPYYSTRKAENATGLGLTVCESIAKAHGGSISVRSEPGKGTTVRFYLPVDAEGDEVEAMGLSTAFDSPPQSAVPRILVLEDDPLVRNLIVRNLSSQNYEIAESAEGTETVRLYQEALQQGQPFDLVILDLSIPNGMGGVRTMERLRQLDPEVLAIVSSGYSDDPVMAKPAAYGFAAVLPKPYEPADMLRLVKAVLAQREVRK comes from the coding sequence ATGAATGGTCCTGAACGCATTCGCATCCTCATCGTCGAGAACGAAGGTCTCGTCGGATGTGACATGGCGTCGTGCCTGAGTGGCCTGGGCTACCGCGTGGTAGGCAACTGTGCGACAGGTGAAGATGCCCTGCGTCTCTATGACGAGGTGCATCCAGATCTTGTGCTCATGGATGTCCATCTCGACGGGACATTGGATGGCATTGAAACGACGCGCCGACTCCAGCGCAAGGGGCATGTGGGCGTCGTCTATGTCACAGCTTGTGCGGATCTCGAAACCGTCAATCGAGCACGCGACACCAATCCGCAGGGATATCTCCTCAAGCCTTTCAATCAGGATGAGTTGCGCCTGACGGTGGAGGTCGCCGCCAGCCGTCACCTTGCTGAGAAAGAGCGTTTGAAGCGTGAGCAGAGCTACTTTGAAGCCTTTCAAAGTTTGACCGATGGCGTCATCGCTGCGGATTTAGCCGGCGTCATTGTCTTCATGAATCCTGCGGCGGCCCGCATCACTGGTTGGGCCGAGCAACAGGGCGTTGGTCGTTCCCTACACGAGGTTTTCCGCATCTATCATCCGAGTGGTGAACCTGCTGCGGTGGAGTTGAGCACTGCTACCCAACCCGCTCGTGAGCGCACCGTTTGGCTGACCACCCAAGACGGCACCCGCGTGGCCGTGCAGGACCGCTCCACGCCCCTGAAGGATCAATCGGGTCAATTGACAGGTGTCGTCATTCTCTTCCGGGGTTTGGCAGTTCCGGTATCTGAAAATTTACCGACCACCGTTTCTCCTGCTGAGCGTGCCGCCCAAGCACCTCTGGTGGATGTGGTGGAAAGCATTTCCGACCCTCTGGTCGCCTTGGATGGCAAGTGGCAGCTCATCTATGCCAACGCGAGCGCGCAAAAACTGTTCGAGCGCGGACCGGAGAAGCTGCTCGGGGCCAACTTCTGGGACCTGCTCCCCACGGCGACGCGCGAATCACATTACGAAGCTCTGGCTCATGCCCTGCTGCATCGCGAATCCGTCACACGGGAACTCTACTTTGAAGAAAAGCAAACGTGGTTAGAAATCAGAGGTCATCCTTTTGCGGAAGGGCTGCTTGTGCTGATGCAGGACATCACCAGCCGCCGTGAAGAGGCAGATCGTCGCAATCGTCTGGACCGCTTGGAATCTCTTGGGCTGCTGGCCCGTGGCTTTGCTCATGAATTCAACAATCTGCTGACGGTGCTGCTGGGGAATATCTCTCTTGCAGAAATGCGCCTGCGCAGCGCGGTGCAACTGCCTGAGTTGCACACCGCCAAACAAGCCACGCTGCAGGCCCAGGGCCTCGTGCAGCAGTTGCTCACCTTCGCTCGCGGTGGAGCGCCAATCAAACGGCCGACGCAACTCGGCGATCTTGTGGAGCAGTTTTTCCTGCATCATAGCCGGGCTACTCGCATCGAGTATCGATTGGAGTTAGCTCCACGCCTGCCGAATCTTGCTGTTGATCCTGCGCAGTTGCGTCGTTTGTTAGGGAATCTCATCCGCAATGCGGAGCAAGCACAGCCGGAAGGGGGATTGATCACCGTTCGTTGTGTGCCCGCAGATCCGGGAGAGATGTTCCCGCATGAAATGCTCCAGGATCATCCCATGCAGCCTACGGGCGTGGTCATTGAAGTCCATGACCGGGGTGAAGGCATTGCCCCAGAAAATCTCGCGCACATTTTCGAGCCCTATTACAGCACTCGCAAGGCAGAGAACGCCACTGGTTTAGGCCTGACGGTTTGTGAATCCATTGCCAAAGCCCACGGCGGTTCCATCTCCGTGCGAAGTGAACCCGGGAAAGGCACCACCGTGCGCTTTTATCTCCCCGTCGATGCCGAGGGCGATGAAGTCGAGGCGATGGGGTTAAGCACCGCCTTCGATAGCCCACCACAATCTGCCGTGCCGCGCATTCTCGTGCTTGAGGATGATCCTCTGGTGCGGAATCTCATCGTACGTAATCTCAGCAGCCAGAATTACGAAATCGCGGAAAGCGCCGAAGGCACCGAGACGGTGAGGCTCTATCAAGAAGCCCTTCAGCAGGGGCAACCTTTCGACTTGGTCATCCTCGATTTGTCGATCCCAAATGGCATGGGCGGAGTCAGGACCATGGAGCGTTTACGCCAACTGGATCCTGAAGTGCTGGCAATCGTGTCCAGCGGCTACTCCGATGATCCTGTCATGGCCAAGCCTGCGGCTTATGGCTTTGCTGCCGTCTTGCCCAAACCTTATGAGCCTGCGGATATGCTGCGGCTTGTGAAGGCTGTCTTGGCCCAGCGTGAAGTCAGGAAGTGA
- a CDS encoding PAS domain-containing protein translates to MSSSVLRNVIQPRQFPSSAAKMEGGDQGLADPCKVPEEMEAVLGVLIENAPVAMAMFDDQMRYMLANRAWVEEFSLQAAQPLMGRSQYEVFPGMHPGWKQVYDRALQGHVVRSEHDALSGPDGRRVIYRWEVRPWRRKQDASVGGLMVTCEKFGNAAALQSLPAEEGTVSEAPAAATAASNLASELNLSPLPMVLLDERAVIHQANPAAVELGLARGIQEGFSAFWDVFAESRESGRVQLQWGLTLEKLAGDHKHEGWILDVPALQAQSFSDASRLPSQRWLVTHTVSTQEGEKRYLAMRLPASAAAPSPFSAAERGGASGGGAPDLASLATAVASISQATPGVSETATRMLEMRRLQDELARARQELRTLHEAERVFTQKEARVRQYLDALPCGVLVLDEHGMPMGQNEPLTRLLGRGLQKDETVETWLAAACPNGDHREEVMTMWREDVWRRQLTRTFSLATADGLLKELEFQPASLPGGGLLVCIQDVTEPCRQEEQLRSTEAKFRTLLHEVPLPVVLMDKAGAVFEVNHLAETLLGHPKTELRRYPLDAWLEPEDASARRAALRQLLETGGRSAVVEVRVRQASQSSVPVSLIMAPVMDAQGQPHCTIFLFQKKTPAAVSGSMAFAPREMAPQMAIPTSAAFFAPPMDAAAYGGAAGGSVRRSLLKTNVNGRIREITPRGLELLGLTEIEARGRALHLHFSPSDPSGFYAQLKRLAESVEGEADLACFNRDGQRQAVRLKVTPLDGGGFDFHVQEVAMVGLPNVQAAATPQVPQTVVQIQPTVSWPVADLSREKLLLSETHHRIKNHLQIISSLLNLESNTVANPDALSALRSSQNRVRAIAELHQHLYQIALGAAESFKAFAEGLVRRLRDCYQVSTDQVAVQLFLEEGEIQQEWLMPLALTLNETLSNSFEHAFPGGRPGHIQVRLSFGSQGGQLIVEDDGVGLPAGFEAGASAGLGLKILAVFAEQMRGQFSVGSSNSGGTEIQLRFPIAYADI, encoded by the coding sequence ATGTCTTCCTCCGTCCTTCGAAACGTGATTCAGCCCCGCCAATTTCCTTCTTCGGCAGCGAAGATGGAGGGTGGGGATCAAGGGCTTGCTGATCCCTGCAAGGTCCCTGAGGAGATGGAGGCAGTCCTAGGGGTACTGATTGAAAACGCGCCTGTGGCGATGGCCATGTTCGATGACCAGATGCGCTACATGCTGGCCAACCGGGCGTGGGTGGAAGAGTTTTCACTCCAGGCAGCGCAGCCGCTTATGGGCCGCAGTCAGTATGAGGTTTTTCCAGGCATGCATCCAGGCTGGAAGCAGGTCTATGACCGCGCCCTGCAGGGGCATGTGGTGCGCAGTGAGCACGATGCTCTTTCAGGTCCTGACGGTCGCAGGGTCATTTATCGCTGGGAGGTGAGGCCATGGCGTCGTAAGCAGGATGCCAGCGTCGGGGGCTTGATGGTGACTTGCGAGAAATTTGGCAATGCCGCTGCGCTCCAATCCCTCCCTGCCGAAGAAGGAACTGTTTCGGAAGCGCCGGCAGCTGCGACCGCCGCGTCGAATCTGGCCAGTGAGTTGAACCTCAGTCCGCTGCCGATGGTTCTGTTGGATGAGCGGGCGGTGATCCATCAGGCCAATCCAGCGGCGGTGGAGTTGGGATTGGCCCGTGGGATTCAGGAAGGGTTTTCGGCTTTCTGGGATGTCTTTGCCGAATCTCGGGAGTCGGGCCGTGTGCAACTGCAGTGGGGTTTGACTCTGGAGAAGCTGGCCGGAGACCACAAACATGAAGGCTGGATACTGGATGTGCCTGCGCTCCAGGCGCAGTCCTTCTCCGATGCCAGCCGCCTACCATCTCAGCGCTGGCTAGTGACCCATACGGTGTCAACTCAGGAGGGGGAAAAACGTTACCTCGCCATGCGGCTGCCAGCGTCAGCAGCGGCTCCATCGCCTTTCTCGGCAGCGGAGCGGGGTGGTGCTAGCGGAGGTGGAGCGCCTGATCTCGCGAGCCTTGCCACTGCGGTGGCTTCGATTTCTCAAGCCACTCCAGGGGTCTCTGAGACTGCCACTCGGATGCTGGAGATGCGTCGGCTGCAAGATGAACTGGCCCGTGCTCGCCAGGAATTGCGTACATTGCATGAAGCGGAACGTGTTTTTACCCAAAAGGAAGCGCGCGTGCGCCAATATCTGGATGCCTTACCCTGCGGGGTGCTGGTGCTGGATGAGCATGGCATGCCCATGGGGCAAAACGAGCCACTGACCCGATTGCTGGGGCGGGGCTTGCAAAAAGATGAGACGGTCGAGACTTGGTTAGCCGCTGCGTGCCCGAACGGCGATCATCGTGAAGAGGTGATGACGATGTGGCGGGAGGATGTGTGGCGCCGTCAACTGACCCGCACTTTTTCCCTGGCGACCGCAGACGGCTTGCTCAAAGAACTGGAATTCCAACCTGCCAGCCTACCGGGAGGGGGACTGCTCGTCTGCATCCAGGATGTGACCGAACCTTGCCGCCAGGAGGAGCAATTGCGCTCCACGGAGGCCAAGTTCCGCACGTTGTTGCATGAGGTGCCTCTGCCTGTGGTGCTGATGGATAAAGCCGGGGCAGTGTTTGAAGTGAATCATCTGGCGGAGACTCTACTGGGTCATCCGAAGACGGAATTGCGCCGCTATCCGTTGGATGCTTGGCTGGAGCCTGAAGATGCCTCCGCCCGTCGTGCGGCCTTGCGGCAATTGCTGGAAACGGGAGGACGCAGCGCTGTGGTGGAAGTCCGGGTGCGGCAGGCGAGTCAAAGCTCGGTTCCTGTGAGCCTGATCATGGCTCCGGTCATGGATGCTCAGGGGCAGCCGCACTGCACCATCTTCCTCTTCCAGAAGAAAACTCCAGCTGCGGTGTCTGGTTCAATGGCATTTGCGCCTCGGGAGATGGCTCCTCAGATGGCAATACCCACCTCAGCAGCGTTTTTTGCGCCACCGATGGATGCCGCTGCTTACGGTGGGGCGGCTGGAGGCAGTGTGAGACGGTCTCTGCTGAAAACGAATGTGAATGGACGCATCCGTGAGATCACACCTCGGGGATTGGAGCTTCTCGGATTGACTGAGATCGAAGCCCGTGGCCGCGCGCTGCACCTGCATTTTAGTCCGTCAGATCCTTCCGGATTCTATGCTCAATTGAAACGGTTGGCGGAAAGTGTGGAGGGCGAGGCCGATTTGGCTTGCTTCAATCGCGATGGTCAGAGGCAGGCCGTTCGGCTCAAGGTGACGCCTCTCGATGGCGGTGGCTTTGATTTCCACGTGCAGGAGGTGGCGATGGTGGGGCTGCCAAACGTACAGGCGGCCGCCACTCCCCAAGTGCCGCAAACCGTAGTGCAAATTCAGCCCACAGTCAGTTGGCCAGTCGCAGATCTCTCCCGGGAAAAGTTACTCTTGAGCGAAACTCATCACCGGATCAAAAATCACCTGCAGATCATTTCGAGCCTCCTGAACTTGGAGTCGAACACGGTGGCGAATCCCGATGCGCTTTCTGCGCTGCGCTCCAGCCAGAACCGAGTCCGAGCGATTGCGGAGCTGCACCAGCATCTTTATCAAATCGCCCTAGGGGCGGCGGAAAGTTTCAAGGCCTTCGCGGAAGGGCTCGTCAGACGTCTGCGGGACTGCTATCAAGTCTCCACCGACCAGGTGGCAGTGCAACTTTTCTTGGAAGAGGGCGAAATCCAGCAGGAATGGCTCATGCCGCTGGCTCTGACATTGAATGAAACGCTGTCCAATAGCTTTGAACACGCGTTCCCCGGAGGACGGCCAGGTCATATCCAGGTACGACTGAGTTTTGGTTCTCAAGGCGGGCAACTGATCGTCGAAGACGACGGCGTCGGCTTACCAGCCGGCTTCGAAGCTGGGGCCTCTGCTGGGTTGGGGCTGAAAATCCTGGCTGTTTTCGCCGAGCAAATGCGCGGTCAGTTCAGTGTCGGGAGCTCAAATTCCGGTGGAACAGAAATTCAATTGCGATTTCCTATAGCATATGCTGATATTTAG
- a CDS encoding 23S rRNA (pseudouridine(1915)-N(3))-methyltransferase RlmH encodes MHWRIVTVGKPALSWARQGLDDYLHRLRRVAKVEHVVIKEGPRDHVETQLLQASADSFRIVLDERGKAYRSLDLARWIEQKDLHGTKRASLIIGGADGHSAAFRAQADECWTLSSFTLQHEIALVVLAEQLYRAYSILRNEPYHRE; translated from the coding sequence ATGCACTGGCGAATTGTAACTGTTGGCAAACCTGCGTTGTCTTGGGCCCGTCAAGGCCTGGATGATTACCTCCATCGGCTCCGCCGTGTGGCAAAGGTGGAGCATGTGGTGATTAAAGAAGGACCCCGCGATCATGTGGAGACGCAGCTTCTTCAGGCCAGTGCGGATAGCTTTCGAATTGTGTTGGATGAACGCGGCAAGGCTTATCGCAGCTTGGATCTAGCGCGATGGATCGAGCAAAAAGACCTTCACGGGACCAAGCGAGCGAGCTTGATTATCGGAGGGGCGGACGGTCACAGCGCCGCCTTTCGCGCGCAGGCTGATGAGTGTTGGACGCTGTCTTCGTTTACCCTACAGCACGAGATTGCGCTCGTTGTGCTGGCCGAACAGCTCTATCGTGCTTATAGTATTCTTCGAAATGAACCGTATCATCGCGAGTAA
- a CDS encoding 2-oxoacid:acceptor oxidoreductase subunit alpha encodes MSTATASPASSVSTTLRNAVIRLAGNSQDGIQSIGGFLARLAGRTQHDVMTYMTIPSTISGGPSIFQLHLGSGEVLHPGDESDVLVAFYQHSYDAHFNSLREGGICFYDSGEVTELKQERGIHHIGIPFTAATVEAIGGSARDRGKNMFVLGLLCAVYQLDKDKLVGIVSRQFGKKDESVLRNAMLAFDAGYAYPIGDIGTFNFEEGEHKDEHRLSTDGNTLMTMGLIAAGVRYGAAYPITPWSSIMETLRTELPKYGGIYVQAEDELAAVAMTIGAAYAGHLAVTGSAGPGLSLKMEALSYASMAEIPLIVINVQRGGPSTGLPTSVEQSDLLQAIYGSHGDSPRIVLAPKDVEDCFYIALEAGKLAREYSCPVIILSDQALSSRIEAFTEPDLDKHWVEPTLDLSDRPADFKPYPLDQITRHAPPGAKMEGGRYPHVTGLEHDEWGHPSGNPKMHQKMTDKRRNKLVELSKQLPLPEVYGDQEGDALLVGWGSSYGPIKESVNRLRAEGHKIGAAHLRHLHPMPANLDSLFAKYKHIIVIEMNDVGVYGYGQLAMLLRASLADPKIQSVCKTDGLNFRIGEIVTGVEKAMAKV; translated from the coding sequence ATGTCCACAGCCACCGCTTCACCGGCGTCGTCCGTTAGCACGACCCTTCGCAATGCCGTCATCCGTCTTGCAGGTAACTCGCAGGACGGGATCCAATCCATCGGGGGATTCCTCGCCCGCCTCGCCGGCAGGACCCAGCACGATGTGATGACCTATATGACCATCCCGTCCACGATCTCGGGCGGGCCTTCGATCTTCCAACTTCATCTGGGCTCAGGCGAGGTGTTGCACCCAGGTGATGAGAGTGATGTTCTCGTGGCGTTTTATCAGCATAGCTATGATGCGCACTTCAATTCTCTGCGTGAGGGCGGCATCTGCTTTTACGACAGTGGAGAAGTGACTGAGCTGAAGCAGGAGCGTGGCATTCACCACATCGGCATTCCATTCACCGCCGCGACGGTGGAGGCCATCGGCGGGAGCGCTCGTGACCGAGGTAAAAACATGTTTGTGTTAGGCCTTTTGTGCGCCGTTTATCAGCTCGATAAAGACAAGCTGGTGGGCATTGTGAGCCGACAGTTTGGCAAGAAGGATGAAAGTGTGCTGCGCAATGCGATGTTGGCTTTCGATGCGGGTTACGCCTATCCCATCGGTGACATTGGTACCTTTAATTTTGAAGAGGGGGAGCACAAAGATGAGCATCGTCTGAGCACGGATGGTAACACACTCATGACCATGGGCTTGATCGCTGCTGGCGTGCGTTACGGTGCGGCTTATCCCATCACACCGTGGTCCAGCATCATGGAGACGCTTCGCACAGAGTTACCCAAATATGGTGGCATTTATGTCCAGGCCGAAGATGAACTGGCTGCGGTGGCCATGACCATCGGGGCTGCCTACGCCGGGCATCTGGCCGTGACCGGCAGTGCTGGGCCTGGCCTGAGCTTGAAGATGGAAGCGCTTAGTTATGCCAGCATGGCGGAGATTCCGCTGATTGTGATCAACGTCCAGCGCGGCGGTCCTTCGACCGGCCTACCGACAAGTGTGGAACAGAGTGATCTCCTGCAGGCCATCTATGGCAGCCATGGCGATAGCCCACGCATTGTGTTGGCGCCCAAAGATGTGGAGGATTGTTTCTACATTGCCCTCGAGGCAGGCAAGCTGGCGCGCGAATACTCCTGCCCGGTGATCATTCTCAGCGACCAAGCTCTGAGCAGCCGTATCGAAGCCTTCACGGAGCCTGATCTCGATAAGCATTGGGTCGAACCGACCCTTGATCTTTCGGATCGCCCCGCCGATTTCAAACCGTATCCGCTGGATCAGATCACACGTCACGCACCTCCTGGGGCGAAGATGGAAGGCGGGCGTTATCCTCACGTGACCGGTCTGGAACACGACGAATGGGGCCATCCAAGTGGTAACCCCAAGATGCACCAGAAGATGACGGATAAGCGTCGCAATAAGCTGGTGGAACTCTCCAAACAACTGCCTCTGCCTGAGGTGTATGGCGATCAAGAAGGCGATGCTCTGCTTGTCGGCTGGGGCAGCAGCTATGGTCCGATCAAAGAGAGTGTGAACCGCTTGCGTGCTGAAGGACACAAGATCGGTGCTGCCCACCTGCGTCATCTGCACCCGATGCCAGCGAATCTGGACAGCCTCTTTGCCAAATACAAACACATCATCGTCATCGAGATGAATGATGTGGGGGTCTATGGTTACGGTCAGCTAGCGATGTTGCTGCGTGCCAGCCTTGCTGATCCCAAGATTCAGTCCGTATGCAAAACCGACGGCCTGAACTTCCGCATCGGCGAGATTGTTACCGGTGTGGAGAAGGCCATGGCGAAGGTGTGA